TACCATCAGCTTTTTTCCCTGAGAAAAGGAGTTTACACCCCGAAGGGCTTCGTCCTCCACGCGGCGTCGCTGGATCAGGCTTTCGCCCATTGTCCAAAATCCCCCACTGCTGCCTCCCGTAGGAGTAGGGCCCGTGTCTCAGTGCCCTTGTGGCCGGCCATCCTCTCAGACCGGCTACCCGTCGTCGGCTTGGTAGGCCGTTACCCTACCAACTACCTGATGGGCCGCAGGCCGCTCCCCTGGCACCTTTCGGCCTTTACTCTCCCGAGTCTACGGCGGTTTACCCGCAGTTTCCCACGGCTATCCGCCTCCAGGGGGCACGTTCCTACGTGTTACGCACCCGTCCGCCGCTATGCAGCCTTCCGCCAAAGCTTCCAGCCGCACCGCTCGACTTGCATGTGTTAGGCACGCCGCCAGCGTTCACCCTGAGCCAGGATCAAACCCTCCAAGCTAACCCTTGTCAGGTTCAACCCAAGCTTATCTTTTTTCGGTGGCTGCTATTCGTATTTCAATGACCGGGCTTTCCCTTACCTTCTTCGTGTCGTCGCTCGGCGCTTTGTTAATTTACCATAGTCCTTCAATTTTGTCAAGACCCGTACTTTCTTCCGCTTGCTTTCCTCAAGCGTTTCTTAATTTACCATATCCTCTTTGTTTTGTCAACTGTCTTTTTTGTCTTTCTTCTTTCTCGCTTCTTTCCTTCCGCCTTCTGTCAGACGGCGAGATTCATTCTACACCATCTTTTGTTAACTGTAAAGCCTCATTCCGTAACGACTCCTTACCACTTTCTGTTACAAACAACCACAGCATGCCTATCTCTCAGGCGTTTGTGACACTCGAAAATATGCTAAAATTGATGTATGGAGGTGTGACAGATAATGTACATTTTTAAGTACCTCAACGTGCCAGAATATTATATGGGAATTGACCCTTCGTGGACTGGAAAGAACAAGAGTGCTGTTGTTGTACTTGTGCAACTGAAAGAATGTGATAAGTGTGGTCTTATAGATTATATATATACATCAAATGAAAGCGAAATCTTGGACTTTGTGTTGAGGTATCGTAATTCAGTATTAGGAATAGATGCTCCGTTGATTGTTAAGAATACTTCTGGTCACAGGCAAAATGAGCTCGAATTCTTGCAGAAATACAAGCTTCGAGTACCTTTATATCCTGTGAACGTAAGCAGATGGAATTCATTTTTTCCTACAAGCCTATACAATAGGCTGAAGAAGCACGAGTTTTCCTTCGAAAACTATAACGTATTCGAAATATATCCGCATGCAACGATCGCTGCCAAGTTCTTTGGGAAGTTATTCAGTTACAAGAGAGGGTCAAAGAGTGAGAGGGAAAAGAAATTAGACATACTTAAAAGAATTATTCTAAAATATGTCGAATTACCCGAGTTGCAATTTCAACAGCTAAAGGAATATGAAGATTTTCTCGATGCTGTTATATGTGCATACACCGTCTTTCTGCCAACGATAGAAGAGACTCTGGTCTTCGGAAGTACTTCAGAAGGGCTGTTGTTAGTTCCATGTCCTAAGTCCTGAGGTGGTGATAATATCAAAGGGGCTTATATTTTGCTAATCAAAATCAAGACGCAAACAGAATTGAAGATTTCAAAGAACTGTTGGGATCTAATGCCAGGTTTATATGCTTATGTTGGCTCAGCCATGAACAATATCGAAAAACGAATACTGAGACATCTGAGAAAGAACAAGAGAAAGCACTGGCATATAGACTACCTAACAGAGTTCGGAGAGGTAATCTGCGCTGTTATGTTTCCATCTGAAAACAGAATAGAAGAAACGATTTCCAAGATGCTTTCAAAAAGATTTGAGCCAATCCCTGGTTTTGGTGCTTCTGATCTGGATGTAGACACTAACTTATTCTTGGTAGATGATATAGAAGATTTCTTCGAGCCTGTTGATTTCTTGCCAATCATGGCGAAAGGAGTGAAAAATAGTGCCCATAGAGATCCACAGTGAAAGATTTAGAAAACTTAAAGAGGCAAATACTGTAAAGAAAAGACCTGTTATATACTGGATGCAAAGAGATCAAAGATTTGAAGATAACTGGGCTTTATTGTTCGCACAAAGAATTGCAATTGAAAACGATGTTCCGCTGATTGTTTGCTTTAATATCGTTTCGTCGTTTCTTAACGCAACAATAAGACAGTATGACTTCATGCTTAAGGGATTAAAAGAAACGCAAGATAGGCTACTTGAGTACAATATTCCATTAGTTTTCACATTTGGAGCTGCGACCGAAAGTTTGCTGACCTTCTTAGAATCGTTAAAGCCATCCTTTTTTGTAACTGATTTCAATCCGTTGAGGACGGTAAAAGAATGGAAAAAGAAAATAATAGAATCTATTGATGCCACGGTATACGAAGTTGACGCTCACAATATCACACCTGCGTTTTGGATATCACAAAAGCAAGAATATGGTGCTTACACATTAAGACCTAAGATTCAAAAAGTACTGTCTAATTTTCTCCGTGAATTTCCAAAACCTCAGAAAATGCCTTATTCAAATCTCTCAGTCGTAGATTTTGACATGCTAAATGTAGAAAAAACAATCGAATTACTGAATGTAGATAAGACCATCAAACCTCTTGAGAAACCTCTTCCTGGTGCTCAGATGGGTTTTGAAATAATGAATGAGTTTATAAAGGAAAGACTAAAATTTTATGCCAATTTAAAAAACGATCCGACAGTAGATGGCACTTCGAATTTATCTCCCTATCTACATTTTGGGCAGATTTCTCCTCAGCGTGTTGCTCTTGAAGTCATTAAACTTAAGGAGAAATACCCTGAATCTGCAGAAGCATTTTTGGAAGAACTTATAGTCAGGCGTGAACTTGCAGATAATTTTTGCCTTTACAACGAAAATTACGATTCGCTCGAGGGATTTCCAGATTGGGCAAGAAAGTCTTTGGAAAAGCATGTGCAGGATAAAAGAGAGTATGTTTATACCCTGGAAGATCTCGAAAACGCGGAAACCCACGATTCGCTGTGGAACGCTGCGCAGTTGCAGCTTTTAAAGACAGGGTACATGCACGGTTATATGCGCATGTATTGGGCAAAGAAAATTTTGGAGTGGACAACCACTCCTGCCGAAGCTTTGAAATACGCAATTTACCTAAACGATAAGTACGAACTTGATGGCAGAGACCCTAACGGATACGCCGGTATAGCTTGGGCAATCGGTGGCGTGCACATAGACCTTGGAAAGAAAGAACAATCTTCGGAATGGTTCAATATATGAGTTTTGAAGGATGTAAAAGAAAATTCGATGTTGAAAAATATATAGAAAGGTGGTATAATGAGTAAAAAATTATACATTGTATAAGAGCAGGTGAGTTTATGAAAAAACGCATTGAGAATCATAATTTGAGCGAGTTTGAACGTTTTGTACTGTTTCAGAAAGGTACCGAACCACCTTTTACTGGTGAATATGAAAACCATTTCGAAAAAGGTATCTACGTTTGTAAGAACTGTGGGATACCTCTTTACAATTCATCTGACAAATTTCATTCAGGATGTGGATGGCCAGCATTTGATGACGAAATCCCTGGTGCTGTTTTCAGGCAACCTGACAGGGATGGTAGACGCACTGAAATAGTCTGTGCATATTGCGGGGCTCATTTAGGCCATGTTTTTCTAAATGAAGGATTCACATTGAAGAACGTGAGGCACTGTGTTAATTCCGTCTCGTTGAAGTTCATTCCGGAAGGTCAAAAGCCACCGATAGATAGGATGTTCTTTGCTGGTGGTTGTTTCTGGGGTGTCGAACATCTTTTCAAACAACTTGAAGGAGTAGTTGATACACGTGTTGGGTACATGGGAGGACATCGTCCAAATCCCACATACGAGATGGTTTGCACAGGTGTTACTGGGCACTACGAAACAGTCGAGGTTATATTCAATCCTTCAAAGATATCCGAAGAAGAGCTCGTAAGATACTTTTTCGAAATTCATGATTTCACTCAGGAAAACGGTCAAGGACCTGATATCGGAGAACAGTACAGGAGTGTCATATTCTACACAAATGATAGGCAAAAATCCATTTCGGAGAAGATTATAGAAGAGCTGAGGAAAAGATATCGCGTGACAACGAAATTAAAAAAAGCCTCAACCTT
This genomic window from Fervidobacterium gondwanense DSM 13020 contains:
- a CDS encoding DUF429 domain-containing protein; translated protein: MYIFKYLNVPEYYMGIDPSWTGKNKSAVVVLVQLKECDKCGLIDYIYTSNESEILDFVLRYRNSVLGIDAPLIVKNTSGHRQNELEFLQKYKLRVPLYPVNVSRWNSFFPTSLYNRLKKHEFSFENYNVFEIYPHATIAAKFFGKLFSYKRGSKSEREKKLDILKRIILKYVELPELQFQQLKEYEDFLDAVICAYTVFLPTIEETLVFGSTSEGLLLVPCPKS
- a CDS encoding GIY-YIG nuclease family protein, with amino-acid sequence MLIKIKTQTELKISKNCWDLMPGLYAYVGSAMNNIEKRILRHLRKNKRKHWHIDYLTEFGEVICAVMFPSENRIEETISKMLSKRFEPIPGFGASDLDVDTNLFLVDDIEDFFEPVDFLPIMAKGVKNSAHRDPQ
- the phrB gene encoding deoxyribodipyrimidine photo-lyase; translation: MPIEIHSERFRKLKEANTVKKRPVIYWMQRDQRFEDNWALLFAQRIAIENDVPLIVCFNIVSSFLNATIRQYDFMLKGLKETQDRLLEYNIPLVFTFGAATESLLTFLESLKPSFFVTDFNPLRTVKEWKKKIIESIDATVYEVDAHNITPAFWISQKQEYGAYTLRPKIQKVLSNFLREFPKPQKMPYSNLSVVDFDMLNVEKTIELLNVDKTIKPLEKPLPGAQMGFEIMNEFIKERLKFYANLKNDPTVDGTSNLSPYLHFGQISPQRVALEVIKLKEKYPESAEAFLEELIVRRELADNFCLYNENYDSLEGFPDWARKSLEKHVQDKREYVYTLEDLENAETHDSLWNAAQLQLLKTGYMHGYMRMYWAKKILEWTTTPAEALKYAIYLNDKYELDGRDPNGYAGIAWAIGGVHIDLGKKEQSSEWFNI
- a CDS encoding bifunctional methionine sulfoxide reductase B/A protein — translated: MKKRIENHNLSEFERFVLFQKGTEPPFTGEYENHFEKGIYVCKNCGIPLYNSSDKFHSGCGWPAFDDEIPGAVFRQPDRDGRRTEIVCAYCGAHLGHVFLNEGFTLKNVRHCVNSVSLKFIPEGQKPPIDRMFFAGGCFWGVEHLFKQLEGVVDTRVGYMGGHRPNPTYEMVCTGVTGHYETVEVIFNPSKISEEELVRYFFEIHDFTQENGQGPDIGEQYRSVIFYTNDRQKSISEKIIEELRKRYRVTTKLKKASTFWLAEDYHQDYYEKTGKAPYCHYRRNVF